In a single window of the Littorina saxatilis isolate snail1 linkage group LG5, US_GU_Lsax_2.0, whole genome shotgun sequence genome:
- the LOC138967276 gene encoding tRNA selenocysteine 1-associated protein 1-like, whose amino-acid sequence MASSSSFTDNPGTTNTYDMYLSPCIWMGTNLDDDMNEQFIKQAFQHYGEKIHDVKIIKPKKSGQQPYCFIEFQHVDQAKLALHKLNGKPIPKTNPTKLFKLNPASYNKEYQLMPEFSLHIGDLTADVDDYKLYCAFAKNYSSVRGAKVVLDSCGKGKGFGFVRFSEETDQQRALVEMHHMTGIGHRPIKVSLAAPNRGYGSSSLHSQSYESPSSNHPSSSGYSGSYAAPPYPQHSGYYGWGGYYHYSHSHQPPAHKYLADTPASTTDDLEVLEDPCLEVNVTKENREFMESSESFFEALDRSRWFAIDGIQAEIPA is encoded by the exons aTGGCATCGTCATCGAGTTTTACAGACAACCCAGGCACAACCAACACGTACGATATGTACCTGAGCCCTTGCATTTGGATGGGAACGAAT CTTGACGATGACATGAATGAACAGTTTATCAAGCAGGCCTTTCAGCATTATGGAGAAAAGATACACGATGTTAAAATCATCAAGCCCAAGAAGTCTGG acaacAGCCATATTGCTTTATTGAGTTTCAACATGTCGACCAGGCAAAGCTTGCGCTCCACAAACTCAATGGCAAACCTATCCCAAAAACAAATCCT ACCAAGCTCTTCAAACTCAACCCTGCTAGTTATAACAAAGAATATCAGCTCAT GCCAGAGTTTTCTCTTCATATCGGCGACTTGACTGCAGATGTAGATGACTACAAACTTTACTGTGCTTTTGCAAAAAACTACTCTTCTGTGAGAGGAGCCAAAG TGGTTCTTGACAGCTGCGGCAAAGGCAAGGGGTTTGGTTTTGTCCGCTTCTCTGAAGAAACAGACCAGCAGAGGGCTCTGGTTGAAATGCATCATATGACGGGTATCGGGCATCGACCAATCAAAGTGAGCCTTGCTGCTCCAAATCG AGGTTACGGATCATCCTCACTTCACTCCCAGTCTTACGAAAGCCCCAGTTCTAATCACCCAAGCAGCAGTGGCTACAGTGGAAGCTACGCTGCACCGCCATACCCACAACACAGCGGCTACTACGGCTGGGGTGGCTACTACCACTATAGCCACAGCCACCAGCCACCGGCACATAAATATTTG GCGGACACTCCAGCATCAACAACTGATGACCTTGAAGTTCTTGAAG ATCCGTGCTTGGAGGTCAATGTCACCAAGGAAAACAGAGAATTCATGGAATCCAGTGAG tCATTCTTTGAGGCGCTGGATCGTTCAAGATGGTTTGCAATTGACGGCATCCAGGCAGAAATACCAGCATGA
- the LOC138967267 gene encoding DNA primase large subunit-like yields the protein MEFKKSATPRSARKRVRGHIKVDTPEIYSHCLQLYRLPPTDTISLEEFEELAVERLKVLKAVETAGVRYTKGSDNYIKLLEKEIRETKLKQAIFEKSTLDEPIKQQNRWKDHVSHFILRLAYCRSEELRRWFIQQEVELFRFRFQQESPDSRAQFMVCNELNYQLIDKDEHYQLREKLDAASGKADTYSKGIQHYKVHFTEALDLVRGRRVYLHRGFAYVPQDDLVSILLTVYRIHLSHSLAVTARALPHLEEDGRLLPMLCTLSRRYVGQDYGAKKPVGEITADMIDMLSKKSFPLCMQQLHSAMRTHHHLRHGGRQQYSLFLKGIGLSLEEAIKFWRSEFTKIIDGDQFDKKYLYNIRHNYGKEGKKTDYTPYSCMKIITTNTPATGDYHGCPFKHSDQDVLRQKLTASGLRKEDADQVLQYSKGGHYQVACAKMFEVIHGSLTGGDEEAEVSFHHPNQYFEESYKRLHKNTAEKPSSTPQTPRGVKNVPAASSQGTPRSAASQPLSQGTPTLSAQNQSNISTSQLSGVEEMDDDFDNDDTALQEIDEATLLEAQS from the exons ATGGAATTCAAGAAATCGGCAACGCCAAGATCGGCGAGGAAGCGAGTGAGGGGACACATTAAAGTGGATACTCCAGAAATATACAGCCACTGCCTCCAGCTGTACAGATTACCTCCAACTGACACCATTTCTCTGGAAGAGTTCGAAGAACTGGCGGTTGAACGCCTCAAAG TGTTGAAAGCAGTAGAGACTGCTGGGGTCCGATACACAAAAGGATCAGATAACTACATCAAATTACTCGAGAAGGAAATCAGAGAAACAAAGCTGAAACAAGCAATCTTTGAG AAAAGCACGTTGGATGAACCCATAAAGCAGCAGAATCGCTGGAAGGACCACGTTTCTCATTTTATTCTCAGGCTTGCATACTGCAGATC TGAGGAACTGAGACGGTGGTTCATACAGCAGGAGGTCGAACTTTTCCGCTTTCGCTTCCAGCAAGAGAGTCCAGACAGCCGTGCACAGTTTATGGTCTGTAACGAGCTCAACTATCAGCTG ATTGACAAGGATGAGCACTACCAGCTGAGAGAGAAGCTTGACGCAGCTTCTGGCAAAGCTGACACCTATTCCAAAGGCATTCAGCATTACAAG GTACATTTTACAGAGGCGCTGGATCTGGTGCGGGGGCGACGTGTGTACCTGCACCGCGGCTTTGCCTACGTTCCCCAGGATGACCTGGTGTCCATCCTTCTCACCGTCTACAGGATCCACCTTTCACACAGCTTGGCG GTGACGGCCCGCGCCCTGCCTCACCTGGAGGAGGACGGGCGACTGCTACCCATGCTGTGCACGCTGAGTCGCCGCTACGTGGGACAGGACTACGGTGCCAAGAAACCTGTCGGTGAAATCACCGCAGACATGATCGACATG CTGTCCAAGAAGTCTTTCCCGCTGTGCATGCAGCAGTTGCACTCCGCCATGCGAACCCACCACCACCTGCGTCACGGAGGTAGACAGCAGTACAGTCTCTTCCTCAAAGGAATCGGTCTGTCTCTCGAAGAGGCCATTAAGTTCTGGCGCTCCGAGTTCACCAAGATCATTGATGGCGACCAG TTTGACAAGAAATACCTGTACAACATACGACACAACTATGGCAAGGAGGGGAAGAAAACGGACTACACCCCGTACAGCTGTATGAAAATCATCACCACTAACACCCCTGCCACAGGAGATTATCATG GTTGTCCTTTCAAACACAGTGACCAGGACGTGTTGAGACAGAAACTGACCGCATCGGGACTGAGGAAGGAGGACGCTGACCAG GTATTGCAGTATTCCAAAGGAGGTCACTACCAGGTGGCGTGCGCCAAGATGTTTGAAGTGATTCATGGGTCGCTGACTGGCGGGGACGAGGAGGCAGAGGTCAGCTTCCATCACCCCAACCAGTACTTCGAGGAGAGCTACAAACGTCTCCACAAAAACACTGCAG AGAAGCCCAGTAGCACACCACAAACTCCTCGTGGCGTCAAGAACGTCCCGGCGGCTTCTTCCCAGGGTACACCACGATCGGCAGCATCTCAGCCTCTTTCCCAAGGCACTCCGACATTATCGGCCCAAAACCAGTCCAACATTTCTACGTCTCAGCTCAGCGGCGTCGAGGAAATGGACGATGATTTTGACAACGACGACACTGCTCTGCAGGAGATTGATGAGGCAACTCTTCTGGAAGCACAGAGCTAG